The nucleotide sequence CACTGATGTCATCAGTCAAATCACTAATTTCCAGGCCCGTCAAACGAATGGCTTCTAGGGTTGGGGGTAACTCTCGCCCGAGGGTATCAAACATTTTTTCCGCACTGCGGGCCGCCCGTCCCAATTCGGCTAATACGGGCAATGCCGCCAACAAGACCGCCGTTAAGCAGACCGCTACCAGCAGGAAAGAAAGGGCTAACCAGAAAATTGGTTCGGTCACAGCAATTGCCCCAGGCCCCTAAAGTTTAACCACTTCGTCGTCATCCAGCGTTTCATCCACATCGGGTTGTTCGAGGGCAGTTTGGAGGGCTTGCCGTTGTTGTTGGGAGACTTCCAGGCCATCTTGAATCGCTTCCCGCAGTCGTTCAAGAGTGTCATCCCAACTGACCCGGGCTGCTTCCGAAAGGCGATCCGTATGAATTTGCAAGCTATCGGCTAAATCTTCGACGAGTTCCGGGAGGGCATCCGCAGATTTCTTGAGCATAGAGCGGGTTTCTCGCCCAGAGCGGGGGGCTAACAAGACACCAACTAGGGCCCCAATCGCTGTTCCGACCAGAACGCCACCTAAGAAAAATCCAGAACGTTGATTAGCCATAATTATCTTCCTCGTGGGGGTCTCCGGGATGTTCTAGGCGTGGGAATTGGGACAGAACGAAACCGAAATTGCCAAATCCGCTGGGCCTGGTTGAGCAGGGTCAGAGTTAATTTTAAGCGTTGCCAGGCCGAGGGTTTACCTTTGTCCCGCTTGAGATTTTGCCGTAGACCGCCCACACTAATCTGACCAATAATAATCACATTCGGAGCCTCGCCCAAAATATTATGGGTGTCTTGTTCCACCTGTATTAGGGTATCGGCAATCGCACGGATCATCACCCGGGCCTGGAGCAGTTGCCATGCCGTCAGCAGACATAGAAGGGCAATAAACAGATTACTGGCTAGGACAATTGTCACCATAACTGTCCCACAAGACTCAGAGCTAAGGGAAATGGACTTTACCGCTGATCATACCCCTCGGCCCTGAGGAATTGGTTAATTGAGAGATAAATTAAAGCTGAAGAAATCTCCACCCGTTAAGCAGCATGTTGACGATACCAATCAATCGTATGTTTCAAGCCTTGCCGTAAATCCATCTGCGCTGTAAATCCAAACGCCGCCTTAGCCCGTTCCGTATCCAAACACCGCCGCGGTTGCCCATTGGGTTGATCCGGTTGCCAGACAATTTTGCCCTTGAATTCCATCAACTCGACAATTAACTCGACTAAATCCTTGATCGAAATCTCAAAGTTCGTCCCTAAATTCACCGGATCAGAGTCGTCATAGGCAAGGGTTCCCAGGACAATCCCCCGAGCCGCATCATCGCCATAAATAAATTCCCGCGTTGGACTGCCATCACCCCAAACAGGAAGGTCTGTATCACCCCGTAATTGGGCTTCATGGACTTTGCGAATTAGGGCCGGAATCACATGGGAACTGCGGGGGTCAAAATTATCACCCGGCCCGTATAAGTTCACCGGCAAGAGATAAATCCCATTAAACCCATACTGTTGACGGTAGGCCTGGAGTTGAACTAAGAGAGCTTTTTTGGCCACCCCGTAGGGAGCATTGGTTTCTTCCGGATAGCCATCCCAAAGGTTTTCTTCCTTAAACGGCACGGGGGTAAATTTCGGATAGGCGCAAATCGTCCCGACACAAACAAACTTCTTCACCCCGGCCTGGTATGCCGTATGGATCAGTTGCGTCCCCATGATCAGGTTGTCGTAAAAGAGTTCCCCTGGCTTTTCCCGATTCAGACCAATCCCGCCGACATGGGCCGCCAAGTGGATGACAATATCCTGATCCTGAACCACGGCCTGGCAAACTTCAAGAGAGCGCAAATCATAGTCTTTCGAGCGGGGAATCATGATCTTGCCTTTGCTCGCCCCGGCCTGGAGGAGTTGTTGCACTACCAATTGCCCGAGAAAGCCCGCGCCGCCGGTGACGAGAATTTTCTGGTCGGTTAAATCCAGCATAAATTTAGTCCGCCTTGCTAATTAACTGCCGACTAGCGACCACATCCAAAACACTTTCACTGGTAATGGCCTGGCCATTGTTTTGACTAATTCCTACGGCCTGGAGATCTGCATTCACCATCAAGGCGACGAGTTCTGGGAAGGTGACAGAGGGCGACCAACCGAGTTTAGCTTTGGCTTTGGTTGGATCCCCAATCAGCAACTCCACTTCCGCCGGACGTAAATAACGGGGGTCAAACTCGACATAATCATGCCAGTCCAGATTGACATGGTTGAAGGCTAAATCTAAGAATTCTTTGACTGAGTAGGTTTCCCCAGTGGCGACCACATAGTCATCGGGTTGATCCTGTTGGAGCATCAGCCACATCGCCCGGACATAGTCTTTGGCATAGCCCCAGTCTCGCTTGGAATCCAGATTTCCTAGGTATAGTTTTTTCTGTTGGCCGGCCACAATGCGCGCTACAGCCCGCGTAATTTTCCGAGTGACAAAGGTTTCGCCCCGCCGGGGAGATTCGTGGTTAAACAAAATCCCGTTACAGGCAAACAGGTTATAGGATTCGCGGTAATTCACAGTCTGCCAGTGGGCATAAACTTTGGCACAGGCGTAGGGACTGCGGGGATAAAACGGGGTGGTTTCGCTTTGGGGGACGGCCTGGACTAGTCCATACATTTCCGAAGACCCGGCCTGGTAATAGCGCACGGCGGCATTGGTGCGTTGCTGATAGTCCCGAAGTGCTTCTAGGAGCCGTAATGTCCCAACGCCCACTGTATCCACTGTGTATTCTGGGGCATCAAAACTCACCCGCACATGGGACTGGGCCCCGAGATTATAAATTTCATCGGGCTGGACTTGTTCAATAATTTTCCGCAGGGTTGTTCCATCCGCCAGATCCCCGTAATGCAAGGTGAGTTGGGGATGCTCTTGGTGCGGATCCTGATAGACGTGATCAATCCGGTCGGTGTTAAAGGTGGAAGTCCGGCGAATAATTCCGTGAACTTCATAGCCCTTCTCTAACAACAACTCTGTTAAATAAGAACCATCTTGGCCAGTAATCCCGGTAATCAGGGCACGTTTAGCTTGAGTCATGTAGTTCAAATATCCTTATCTTTAAAGAATAGAAAAGATCATCAGATCACTGGCCTGGCCAAACCAGGGAATATATCTGGATTGCAAGGAGGATAGTGGGCAGGTAGGGCTAGTTGTTGAAAACACTAAAGAGTTAATCCAGGATAGATTTACAAAAGTTTGCCATATTTTGTCTCGTTATGGGGTGACTTTTCCGAAAAATAAGTTAACCTCATCCCGATTTCATTACCTGCCTAGGAAGCTTTTCTCATTAGATGGATAAAAATTTTCTGTTAATTGCCCATGTTCAATATGCCAAGTGACATCGGCAATGGCCTCAAGTTCTTGGGCTTCGTGGGTGACAATTAACAAACTCCAGTCCTTTTTTAATAGTCCTAATAAACTAATAAGTTGTTGCCGCATTGACCAGTCCAGTCCAGCTGTAGGTTCATCTAACAGTAGCAGGTAAGGTTGACGGATTAATTGCACAGCCAAAGCTAATCGGCGTTGTTGCCCCCCACTGAGGGCCTGGGGCCGAGTATGGAAGGGGAGAGTTTCTAAACCTACGGATGCCAGGGCCTGTTCAACTCGGTCTAAGGGAATTTCAGGATGCCCCAAGCGAAGTTCTTCAAGAATGGTTCCGCCACAAAAGTAGCGATCTGGAAACTGAAAGACCAGGCCGGCCAGTTGTTGCAGATGTTGGGGGGTGAGTTCTTGACTATGCCAGAATACCTGACCGGATGTGGGCGCTGCTAGGCCGGCCAAAATTTCTAAAAGGGTTGTTTTCCCGGAACCACTGGGGCCAATGATCAGTCCTAACTGCTGAGGTGCCAATTCCAAGGTAATATCCCGCAAAATGGCTTGGGGTGTTGCTGGAGGATGGTACGAGAGTCGTTTTAATTTAAGCAAGACGTTTGCCCTTGGAGTAAGACCCATGCCTAGCCAATTGTCCCCGATCAAATTAGGGTTTCGCCAGACTGCTCAACGTGCTTTATTAGCCTGTGCTGCCATTGTACTCACCCATACCAGTGGGGCCTGGGCGGCGGATCCCTTTCGGACTGGGGAAAACAGCCGTCCCATCTCAGATGCTACAGAAGCGGTCTTTGTGGCGGTCTTTCGAGAAGGTAATTATGTTAAAGGCCGGCAACTCCTACCAGCGGCACTAAAGGCTAGTGCTCAGGAACCCTTAACCTTAACGATGGCGGGGGGGATGGCTTTTCTCGATGGGAACTGGGCAGATCTAAATCGCTATGCCAATCAAACCATCCAAGCAGCACAACGACTATCCACCAAAGACCCTCTTCGTAGTAACCTCTACCAGGCCGTGGGTAACTTTCTTTTGGCGGCCTATGATATGTCTGATGGGGGATCCGGGCCGGTGGCCGGGGCAGCGTTGGCCTTAATGCGGGCTCAGGATGTGTTTGGCTATCTCAACCAGGCCAAGGCCATCAATCCCAATGACCCAGAATTAAACCTGATCCAAGGCTTTATTGAATGGGGCGTGGCCAATAATTTGGGAATTTTCAAAATTGAGGATGGGATCAACCGACTCCAAACTCAAGCTGCACCGCCCTACCTCAGCTATCGGGGCGTGGCTCTGGCCTATCGAGATCTGAATCAGTCCCAGGCCGCCCTAGAAGCTATTGAAAAAGCTCTTGCCGCCGCGCCCAATAACCCGGAATTGATCTATCTCAAGGCCCAAATCCTCAGTCAAGCGGGGAATAAGCAGGCCTCTCTCTCTCTGTTCAACCAGGCTCTGGCCATGGGGGATCAACTCCCGAGCGAACTGGTCAAGCAAATCAAGTTGGAGCGAGATCAAGTGCAAGCGGCGTTACCCCAGTAGAGTCTCCCCCAGAATAATCCCCCAGGCCTGAGCCACAATGGAGGAAATCCCTCATGATCGGGTTGGATTCAGGTTTGGGTGGAACAGAATCATGTCAGTTCTCGATGGCCCCTGGACACATAAATTCCTCATTAGTAACGGCATTAAGCTCCACTATGTCACCCAAGGGGAAGGGCCACTGGTGTTGCTCCTACATGGGTTTCCAGAATTCTGGTACTCGTGGCGGCATCAAATTCCTATTTTGGCAGCTACCTTCAAAGTCGTTGCCTTAGATTTACGGGGCTATAACGAAAGTGATAAACCACCGGATGTGGGAAGTTATGCCTTAGAGGAACTGGTTTTAGACATTGAAGGGGTGATCTCGAGCCTGGGCTATGAGCGGTGTATTTTAGTCGGTCATGATTGGGGCGGATTCCTGGCCTGGGGGGTGGCTGAGACCTATCCGCAACGGATTCAAAAGCTCTGTCTGTTGAATGCGCCCCATCCGGCTAAGTTTTGTCAGGGATTATTTGACCCTCAACAATTGCTCAGTAGTTGGTATATTGGTCTGTTTCAACTCCCTTGGTTACCGGAAACCCTTTTGGCATGGAACGACTACCAGGCCATTGTCACCATCCTTCAAAGTAATGCCATTAATCAAACAGCTTTTACTCCCGCAGATCTTGAAGCCTATAAAAATGCCGCCAGCCGTCGCGGTGCCTTGAGGGCGATGCTCAATTATTATCGAAATCTGGCCCCTGGCCTGGGGGAGCGAGATTGGCCAATTCTGAATATCCCCACTCTCATGCTCTGGGGGGAAGGAGATAAAACCCTCAGCCAAAACCTCACCTTGGGAACTGAAGAATATGTTCGTGACCTGAGAATCCACTATATTCCCCACTGTGGCCACTGGGTTCAACAGGAGCAACCCCAGCTAGTGAATCAATATCTAAGTGAGTTTCTATGACGATTGCTACACTTTTCAAGATTTTATGGCCGATCTCGATCTGCTAAGCTTCCCGTTTCCGCCACCAGCCAAGGAGAGTACTGGCACAGAAAATACTAGAGTAGGCCCCACTAACAAAGCCAATGATCAAGGCTAAGGCAAAAAAGCGCAGGGTTTCGCCTCCAAATAAAACAATGGCAATTAGAGGCAAGGTTGTAGTCAGGGTCGTGTTGATGGAACGAGTCAGGGTTTGGTTAACTGAGTCATCAACCACATCGTCAATAGAGTTTTCTGGATGGATTTTTAGATTTTCCCGAATTCGGTCATAAATCACGACCGTATCATTCACGGAAAAGCCAATGATCGTCAGTAAAGCCACGACAAATAAACTATCGACTTCCACGCCCAAGGTAATGCCCAAAATAGCAAAAATACCAATGGTGACTAGAACATCATG is from Synechococcus sp. PCC 6312 and encodes:
- a CDS encoding ABC transporter ATP-binding protein, which produces MLKLKRLSYHPPATPQAILRDITLELAPQQLGLIIGPSGSGKTTLLEILAGLAAPTSGQVFWHSQELTPQHLQQLAGLVFQFPDRYFCGGTILEELRLGHPEIPLDRVEQALASVGLETLPFHTRPQALSGGQQRRLALAVQLIRQPYLLLLDEPTAGLDWSMRQQLISLLGLLKKDWSLLIVTHEAQELEAIADVTWHIEHGQLTENFYPSNEKSFLGR
- a CDS encoding GDP-L-fucose synthase; translation: MLDLTDQKILVTGGAGFLGQLVVQQLLQAGASKGKIMIPRSKDYDLRSLEVCQAVVQDQDIVIHLAAHVGGIGLNREKPGELFYDNLIMGTQLIHTAYQAGVKKFVCVGTICAYPKFTPVPFKEENLWDGYPEETNAPYGVAKKALLVQLQAYRQQYGFNGIYLLPVNLYGPGDNFDPRSSHVIPALIRKVHEAQLRGDTDLPVWGDGSPTREFIYGDDAARGIVLGTLAYDDSDPVNLGTNFEISIKDLVELIVELMEFKGKIVWQPDQPNGQPRRCLDTERAKAAFGFTAQMDLRQGLKHTIDWYRQHAA
- a CDS encoding Sll0314/Alr1548 family TPR repeat-containing protein; translation: MPSQLSPIKLGFRQTAQRALLACAAIVLTHTSGAWAADPFRTGENSRPISDATEAVFVAVFREGNYVKGRQLLPAALKASAQEPLTLTMAGGMAFLDGNWADLNRYANQTIQAAQRLSTKDPLRSNLYQAVGNFLLAAYDMSDGGSGPVAGAALALMRAQDVFGYLNQAKAINPNDPELNLIQGFIEWGVANNLGIFKIEDGINRLQTQAAPPYLSYRGVALAYRDLNQSQAALEAIEKALAAAPNNPELIYLKAQILSQAGNKQASLSLFNQALAMGDQLPSELVKQIKLERDQVQAALPQ
- the gmd gene encoding GDP-mannose 4,6-dehydratase; its protein translation is MTQAKRALITGITGQDGSYLTELLLEKGYEVHGIIRRTSTFNTDRIDHVYQDPHQEHPQLTLHYGDLADGTTLRKIIEQVQPDEIYNLGAQSHVRVSFDAPEYTVDTVGVGTLRLLEALRDYQQRTNAAVRYYQAGSSEMYGLVQAVPQSETTPFYPRSPYACAKVYAHWQTVNYRESYNLFACNGILFNHESPRRGETFVTRKITRAVARIVAGQQKKLYLGNLDSKRDWGYAKDYVRAMWLMLQQDQPDDYVVATGETYSVKEFLDLAFNHVNLDWHDYVEFDPRYLRPAEVELLIGDPTKAKAKLGWSPSVTFPELVALMVNADLQAVGISQNNGQAITSESVLDVVASRQLISKAD
- a CDS encoding YtxH domain-containing protein, whose translation is MANQRSGFFLGGVLVGTAIGALVGVLLAPRSGRETRSMLKKSADALPELVEDLADSLQIHTDRLSEAARVSWDDTLERLREAIQDGLEVSQQQRQALQTALEQPDVDETLDDDEVVKL
- a CDS encoding alpha/beta fold hydrolase; the protein is MSVLDGPWTHKFLISNGIKLHYVTQGEGPLVLLLHGFPEFWYSWRHQIPILAATFKVVALDLRGYNESDKPPDVGSYALEELVLDIEGVISSLGYERCILVGHDWGGFLAWGVAETYPQRIQKLCLLNAPHPAKFCQGLFDPQQLLSSWYIGLFQLPWLPETLLAWNDYQAIVTILQSNAINQTAFTPADLEAYKNAASRRGALRAMLNYYRNLAPGLGERDWPILNIPTLMLWGEGDKTLSQNLTLGTEEYVRDLRIHYIPHCGHWVQQEQPQLVNQYLSEFL